One Paenibacillus sp. SYP-B4298 genomic window, TATCCAGCATGATGCCGGTCCCTTTGACGACACAGTGCATCGGATCTTCGGCGATCAGCACAGGCACTCTCAATTCCTCTGCCAGCAGTGTGTCGAGACCGTCCAGCAGCGCTCCGCCCCCGGTAAGAATGACCCCACGATCGATAATATCCGCTGACAGCTCAGGCGGCGTGCGCTCCAGCACCGACTTGGCTGCTGCCACGATAGAGATGACGGAATCCCACAGCGCTTCGCGCACTTCATCCGAATGGATCGAGATCGTCAGCGGAAGGCCAGTTACCATATCCCGACCCCGTATGTCCATCTTTTCCTTGCGTCCGGTCTGATACACCGTACCGATCTTGATCTTGATGTCCTCGCTTGTGCGCTCCCCGATCAACAGCTTGTATTTGCTCTTGATGTACTTCATGATGGCCGAGTCGAACTTGTCCCCTGCAACCTTAATCGAAGAGGCGGTGACGACGTCGCCCATCGAGAGCACCGCTACATCCGTCGTCCCTCCGCCAATATCAACGACCATATTGCCGCTGGGCTGGAAAATATCCATTCCAGCCCCGATCGCTGCCGCCTTAGGTTCCTCCTCCAAAAATACTTCCTTGGCTCCGCTGCGCTCCGCCGCCTCGCGGATCGCCTTCTGCTCCACAGAAGTAATATTGGTAGGTGCACAAATCAGAATTCTCGGACGACTGTACCACTTACGGGCGCCAACCCGATCAATAAACGCTTTTAACATCATTTCAGTAATCTCAAAGTCGGCGATGACTCCGTCTCTCAAAGGGCGGATCGCTACAATATTGCCAGGCGTGCGCCCCACCATACGGTGCGCTTCCTCGCCAACTGCCAGAACCTTCTTG contains:
- a CDS encoding rod shape-determining protein, translating into MLSNDIGIDLGTANVSIHVKGRGVVLDEPSVVAIENDTKKVLAVGEEAHRMVGRTPGNIVAIRPLRDGVIADFEITEMMLKAFIDRVGARKWYSRPRILICAPTNITSVEQKAIREAAERSGAKEVFLEEEPKAAAIGAGMDIFQPSGNMVVDIGGGTTDVAVLSMGDVVTASSIKVAGDKFDSAIMKYIKSKYKLLIGERTSEDIKIKIGTVYQTGRKEKMDIRGRDMVTGLPLTISIHSDEVREALWDSVISIVAAAKSVLERTPPELSADIIDRGVILTGGGALLDGLDTLLAEELRVPVLIAEDPMHCVVKGTGIMLDNLDKVVKKMF